The genomic region TCTTGCAAGAGCAACATCAGCAGTTTCGTATTGGATCTTGATCTCGGAAGAAGGAACATATCCTTGGATATGGAAATCCTCTTTTCCCCCACCGACCACATAAGCTCCGTCTTTTTGGATAGAAGAATCTAAAATTACCTTAAACCCGGCCCCGACATCGGAAGGACCGATAAATCCAGGAACTAAATTAGAATTTCTTAATTCTGCTTCCGGGAGCATGTCCAGGTCGGACCATTTTAAATAAGACTTAAGTTTGTGTTCATTCAGCTCTAAGTCCCCACGTAGGAATACCAACAGTTTTTCTTTTCCATTTTGGAAAGCGACTGCCTTAATCGTATCCTGAGGGCGAACATTTAAGAAAGAAGCAACATCTTCTATAGACTTTTTGCCTGGCGTCCCCACTTCCTTTTTGTCCTTAGGACCCTTTGGAGAATCTTCGACCTTTGCAATAAATGGAGTTTTTTCGCTGTTTGAATTATAACCGCAAGAACCGCAAAGAAGAAGTGTCTCTTCCCCGATAGGAGAAACCACCATAAATTCTTCGGAAGCGGAACCGCCCATTGTTCCCGAATCAGCTTGGACTGGAATAGTTTTCAAACCGCATCGCTGGAAAATTTTGCGATAAGCAGTTCTCATATCCTGATAAGTAGCATCGAGAGAAGTATCATCCAGATGGAAAGAATATGCATCTTTCATAATAAACTCTCTGGAACGGATCACCCCGAATCTAGGACGGATCTCGTCTCGGAATTTGGTATGGATCTGATACACATTGATCGGCAGATCCTTGTATGATTTCAGTAGAGGTTTTATTAAATAAGAAAAAGATTCCTCATGAGTGGGACCAAGTGCATACCATTGGTCATGACGATCTTTGACTCTGAGCATCTCAGGACCCATTACGCTCCATCTTCCTGATTGTTCCCAAAATTCGGATGGAGTCATGATCGGAAGTTCGAATTCCAATGCACCGGTTGCGTCCATTTCTTCACGGACTATGTTCTCTATTTTTTTAAGGATACGTAACCCTAATGGTAGGAAAAAGTAAAATCCGGAGCCTGATTTTCGGACCAGACCTGCGCGTATCATCAGCCTGTGGGAAGCGACTACCGCGTCCGAAGGATTTTCTTTTTCTGTAGGTACTAAATATTTGGATGCTCTCATGACTCTCGATTATCTTAAGAAATCGTGATAAGTCACATAGAGGCCTAAGGATAAAAGGAAGAAAAATCCTAATCTCAAAACCTGTTCTTGAACAGCCATCGGCAAAGGTCTACCGGCGATCGCCTCGTATGTGAAAAAAACGATATGTCCACCGTCGGCCACAGGAATCGGAAGTAAATTCATTATCATTAAAGCGATCGAAATAAATGCCACGAACTGGAAGTAAGAGTAAAAACCGTCTTCTAAAAATTGCACGGAAACTTTGGCAAGTCCGACAGGACCGGAAACACTATCTTTTACCTTCAATCTTCCGGAAAAGATCATCCCGAGTCCCCTCAGGTTATCGCTGATCATTTTTCCAACGTCTTTACCGGATTGTAAAAATGCCTCTCCGAAGGAAAGTTTTCGGTCCATACTTTCCTCTTTCACATGCATCTTAGCGGTGAAACCTAAAAGACCGATTTGGTAGAATCCGAGCGTTGCATCCCAGACCTGACCCTGCACTTCCAACTGAACTCTTTTACCGATTTGAGCCTGGACTGTCTTTTTAAAATCTTCCAGATCTGCAAAAGACTTACCATCCATCTTTAAACTTAAAAGTTTGAGTTTAATTTCAGGATCATGACTTCTGAGACTGATTGTGCTAATTGGGATCTCTGGATATTTTCTGTCTCGAACATCCTTTAATTCGACAACGAATGCACCGAGAGGTGTCATTTCCACTTCCGCTTTTTCACGGGTCCAAGGATTGAGAAGTGGATACGTTTTACGATCTACTTCCAATTTCACTTTTTCGTTTTGGAATTTTCCGAGAGTGCGCTGTAATTCTGGAACAGTATGAACTTCTATCCCGTTTACGGACAAGATCCTGTCCCCATCATTCAGATAATCTAAAGCTCTAGATTCGATCGCTTCTTTGTTCAACCTTGCTTCTTGCAGAGCGAGTTCTCTCGGAGAAAGTTTCGGATCTAATGCAGCCTTTCTTTCTCTTTGTTTTCTATATTCCGCTGCTTCTCCATTCGGATCCAAAAAAGAAAGTTTTTTCAAGAACCAGTGACTTAGAGTGGTCCCGTATCCGAAGTCCACTTGCACGAGTCTTTCTCCTGCGAAGTCCACTCCTATCTGAGGATCTGCAAAATGGAACTCCAACTCCTTGCCTTCTCTTTCGACTTTGAGTTGGATATCTTTTCCTCGAGCAAGTCCTAGTTCGGATAATAATTCATATTTGGATTCTGTTTTGGTTCCGTTTACGGATACGATCTTGTCTCCGCTTCTTAAGCCTGCTTGGTAGCCCGAAGAATATTCATACACGGCAGGTTCTATATAAATTTTAGTTCCTGCGGGAGAATAACCGATCGCATACAAACCGAAGATAATAAAAAACCCGAGGATTAAATTGAATAGCGGCCCGCCGAAAACAGGGATCATTCTTTTTAGAGGAGGAGTAGATAAAAATTCTCCCTTCTCTCCTTTTAATGCCCCTCCTTCGTCGCCCTTAAACAGAACATAACCGCCTAACGGAATTCCAGTGACTTGAAAAGTGGTCTCGCCGATTTTCTTTTTCCAAATCCCTTTTCCATAACCGATGGAGAAGATCCTGGCCTTAACACCTACGACCCAACCCATGATCAAATGGCCCAGCTCATGGATAAAAATACAAAGGGCTAACATGAATACGATGCCAAAAATATCTGCTAACATAAATGCACTACCTTATCTTTAGAGAAATAGAAGGCCAATTCTCTGGCCTTTCTATCGGCTTCTTCATATCCTTCCAGATCATTCGGGAATGAATTTGGGATCTTTTCCAAAACATTTCGAATGAGAGAAGGTATCTCTGTAAAAAGAATTTTACCTTGTAAGAATAATTCCACAGCTACTTCGTTAGAAGCATTAAAGATAGAAGGAGCGGTTCCTCCTGCCCTCCCAGCCTCGTATGCCAAAGCTAAACCCGGATATCTTTCCATGTCCGGTTCTAAAAATTCCAGAGTTCCCCAAGAAGTAGCAGGATGAGTTCTCAAAACTTTAGGAACTATTTTAGGATAATATAATGAATGTGCGACAGGAAAGATCATGTCCGGATAGGAAGCATACACAAAACTTGCCCCGTCCTTTGTTTCCACAAGACCGTGAGCTACACTTTGAGGATGGATAACGACACCTATCTTGTCATAAGAGAACCCGAAAAGGAAATGAGCCTCTATGACTTCTAAACCTTTATTGATCATTCCCGCAGAATCGATCGTGATCTTAGGCCCCATATTCCAAGTAGGATGTTTTAATGCCTGCTCAATCGTTACCTTAGGAAGATCTTCTATTGGGAGTTTACGAAAAGGTCCACCGGAAGCGGTCAGGACTATTCTTTCGAGTGAGTCCTTCTTCATATTTTCTAAAAGTTGGAATAATGCGTTATGTTCCGAGTCTACAGGAACTAAAGATGATTTAGAATTTTGTAATAAACTTCTGATATAAGGTCCGCAACTTACCAGGGTTTCCTTATTTGCGATCCCTATTTTTTTACCTGCACGGATTGCTGCGACAGTAGGACGTATACCGCTTGCACCAACAACTGCGGTGACAACTGTTTCTATCTCGGGGGCTGAAACGATCTCTTCTAAACATTTGGGGCCGTACAATACTTTTGTATTTCCGATCTTATCTCCAAGTATCGATCTGTCTGCAGCGTCGGAGCTAATACAAAGAATATTCGGTTGGAATTCCTTCGCGATCAATTCCGCTTTTTGTAAATTGGAATGTACGCTAAAAGAAACTAACCGAAACTCTTCCGGAAATTGGCGGAGTATTTTGAGAGTAGACTCTCCTACCGATCCGGAGGCACCCAGTATAGAGACGCCTCTTTTCATATTGTTAGTTAGACCGGAAATCCAAGGGCGACCTTGATCTGCAGATAAAAATAAAGGATAGGAACTGTTAAAAGTAAAGCGTCGGCTCTATCCAAAATCCCACCATGACCTGGGATCAAATTCCCTGAGTCTTTTACCTTAGCGTCCCTTTTCATGGCGGACTCCAATAGGTCCCCTACGATCCCCACCAAAGATAAAATCAAAGAAACTAAAAATACTTCCGCACCAGAAACTAAAGGCGCAACACCTGTACTTCTTTCCCAAAGAAAGTTTAATAAGAATACGGAACCGATCGCAACTAAGATCCCGGAAACATAACCTTCCCAGGTTTTTTTAGGAGAGATCGCAAGTCCTGCAGGATTTCTACCAAACCAACGCCCACCGAAATATCCTCCCACATCGGTGAGGAATGTCGCAACGGAAACTAGGAACACATAGTAGATCCCTTCATTCATTCCTAAAAGAAGAAGTAAATGTCCGAGTGGAAGAGCTGCGTAAACCACTCCTAAGATCGTGGAACTAACCGAGAAGATTGCTCCATCTAGCGGTCTTCTCAAGATTTGGAGAAGGAAACTGAACAGGAAAAGTAATACGAAGGAGAATGTTACCGCATCGAAAGTAGGCACAAACAGTTTGAAATGTGTCTGGAAGAAGATAGGAGGCTCGAACTTATTTTGGGAAGCAACAAATCTAAAATAATAAATTAATAATATTATAATAAAGAAGAATATCCCGGTTCCTTTGAAAGGCCTTCCGTCCTGGCCCCTGTCGGAAAGTCTATAAAATTCAGTCAGACCGATCGTTCCTGCAACTATAAGTATCGC from Leptospira hartskeerlii harbors:
- a CDS encoding phosphatidate cytidylyltransferase, with the protein product MGETTKRILSAAVLVALYLFMIFYRDFYYLQTLAILIVAGTIGLTEFYRLSDRGQDGRPFKGTGIFFFIIILLIYYFRFVASQNKFEPPIFFQTHFKLFVPTFDAVTFSFVLLFLFSFLLQILRRPLDGAIFSVSSTILGVVYAALPLGHLLLLLGMNEGIYYVFLVSVATFLTDVGGYFGGRWFGRNPAGLAISPKKTWEGYVSGILVAIGSVFLLNFLWERSTGVAPLVSGAEVFLVSLILSLVGIVGDLLESAMKRDAKVKDSGNLIPGHGGILDRADALLLTVPILYFYLQIKVALGFPV
- a CDS encoding proline--tRNA ligase is translated as MRASKYLVPTEKENPSDAVVASHRLMIRAGLVRKSGSGFYFFLPLGLRILKKIENIVREEMDATGALEFELPIMTPSEFWEQSGRWSVMGPEMLRVKDRHDQWYALGPTHEESFSYLIKPLLKSYKDLPINVYQIHTKFRDEIRPRFGVIRSREFIMKDAYSFHLDDTSLDATYQDMRTAYRKIFQRCGLKTIPVQADSGTMGGSASEEFMVVSPIGEETLLLCGSCGYNSNSEKTPFIAKVEDSPKGPKDKKEVGTPGKKSIEDVASFLNVRPQDTIKAVAFQNGKEKLLVFLRGDLELNEHKLKSYLKWSDLDMLPEAELRNSNLVPGFIGPSDVGAGFKVILDSSIQKDGAYVVGGGKEDFHIQGYVPSSEIKIQYETADVALAREGDPCPTCAKTLKAEKGIEVGHIFKLGDKYTKSFQIQVLDQQGKAKTLTMGCYGIGVNRTMATVIEQCNDDKGIYWPISIAPFEIGLVTLTKGEEQDAKALEFYENLKNEGFEVFWDERDLGPGFKFKDSELIGFPIRITVGKKFFESGEISIYNRKYDKDETFKFTDFDDLNTRVENLRQELYQELLGD
- the dxr gene encoding 1-deoxy-D-xylulose-5-phosphate reductoisomerase, with amino-acid sequence MKRGVSILGASGSVGESTLKILRQFPEEFRLVSFSVHSNLQKAELIAKEFQPNILCISSDAADRSILGDKIGNTKVLYGPKCLEEIVSAPEIETVVTAVVGASGIRPTVAAIRAGKKIGIANKETLVSCGPYIRSLLQNSKSSLVPVDSEHNALFQLLENMKKDSLERIVLTASGGPFRKLPIEDLPKVTIEQALKHPTWNMGPKITIDSAGMINKGLEVIEAHFLFGFSYDKIGVVIHPQSVAHGLVETKDGASFVYASYPDMIFPVAHSLYYPKIVPKVLRTHPATSWGTLEFLEPDMERYPGLALAYEAGRAGGTAPSIFNASNEVAVELFLQGKILFTEIPSLIRNVLEKIPNSFPNDLEGYEEADRKARELAFYFSKDKVVHLC
- a CDS encoding site-2 protease family protein encodes the protein MLADIFGIVFMLALCIFIHELGHLIMGWVVGVKARIFSIGYGKGIWKKKIGETTFQVTGIPLGGYVLFKGDEGGALKGEKGEFLSTPPLKRMIPVFGGPLFNLILGFFIIFGLYAIGYSPAGTKIYIEPAVYEYSSGYQAGLRSGDKIVSVNGTKTESKYELLSELGLARGKDIQLKVEREGKELEFHFADPQIGVDFAGERLVQVDFGYGTTLSHWFLKKLSFLDPNGEAAEYRKQRERKAALDPKLSPRELALQEARLNKEAIESRALDYLNDGDRILSVNGIEVHTVPELQRTLGKFQNEKVKLEVDRKTYPLLNPWTREKAEVEMTPLGAFVVELKDVRDRKYPEIPISTISLRSHDPEIKLKLLSLKMDGKSFADLEDFKKTVQAQIGKRVQLEVQGQVWDATLGFYQIGLLGFTAKMHVKEESMDRKLSFGEAFLQSGKDVGKMISDNLRGLGMIFSGRLKVKDSVSGPVGLAKVSVQFLEDGFYSYFQFVAFISIALMIMNLLPIPVADGGHIVFFTYEAIAGRPLPMAVQEQVLRLGFFFLLSLGLYVTYHDFLR